From the genome of Acropora palmata chromosome 4, jaAcrPala1.3, whole genome shotgun sequence, one region includes:
- the LOC141879041 gene encoding protein-serine O-palmitoleoyltransferase porcupine-like isoform X2 yields the protein MIPNMCHLSYRMVRELFIVTAQNWHQVRGSQMVLVMKLISLAFDMDNALVQFRPNIVEYFGYALSVSSVIFGPFMTYTEYCQILVGKTMSLAWFVGVIRSCVLSYCCLIMSSCVAMWIFPEDAFKWFLAYQAAMSFRFSHYFVSFLSECTSLLSGIGMEVNQKGKQETIWRLDVARPQRVELPRSLVEVVVHWNIPMHVFLKNYVYKKAQPLGRFVAVLLTFALSSLLHGINFQLAAVLISIGTYAYIEHVFRKKLGGIFDACIMARKCKAGCGHRYTEANFWIIATNLGFSFLSMFHLAYLGIMFGGDTELQERGYGMMHTLSKWSHLDFASHWVAFATFLLSRVIL from the exons atgatccctaATATGTGTCACCTTTCTTATCGTATGGTACG TGAGCTCTTCATTGTCACAGCACAAAACTGGCACCAAGTTCGAG gtTCACAAATGGTACTGGTTATGAAGCTTATCTCTTTGGCATTTGATATGGATAATGCCCTCGTACAATTTAGACCAAATATCGTGGAGTATTTTGGCTATGCTCTCTCAGTTAGTTCCGTGATATTTGGGCCCTTTATGACTTACACTGAATATTGCCAGATTCTTGTAGGCAAAACAATG AGTTTGGCATGGTTTGTTGGAGTTATAAGAAGCTGTGTTTTGTCATACTGTTGCCTTATAATGTCGTCTTGTGTTGCCATGTGGATATTTCCAGAGGATGCCTTCAA ATGGTTCCTGGCATACCAGGCGGCCATGTCTTTTAGGTTCAGTCACTACTTTGTCAGCTTCTTGTCAGAATGCACCAGTTTGCTCAGTGGTATTGGAATGGAGGTGAACCAAAAAGGGAAGCAAGAAACAATCTG GAGATTGGATGTTGCTAGGCCCCAGCGTGTTGAGTTGCCTCGTTCCTTAGTTGAGGTTGTTGTACACTGGAATATTCCTATGCACGTGTTTCTGAAAAACT ATGTATACAAAAAGGCTCAGCCTTTAGGGAGATTTGTTGCTGTCTTGTTAACCTTTGCATTGAGCTCTTTGCTTCAT gGCATAAATTTCCAACTTGCTGCAGTATTGATTTCTATTGGAACGTATGCTTACATTGAGCATG tttttcgtAAAAAGCTTGGTGGAATTTTTGATGCCTGTATAATGGCAAGGAAATGCAAAGCAGGATGTGGTCACAGATACACTGAG GCAAACTTCTGGATAATTGCGACAAATCTTGGcttcagttttctttccaTGTTCCACCTGGCATATCTGGGAATCATGTTTGGAGGTGACACAGAATTACAAGAAAGA GGTTATGGAATGATGCATACGTTGAGCAAATGGTCTCACTTGGATTTTGCCAGCCATTGGGTTGCTTTTGCTACTTTTTTGTTAAGTAGGGTAATTTTATAA
- the LOC141879041 gene encoding protein-serine O-palmitoleoyltransferase porcupine-like isoform X3, with translation MVLVMKLISLAFDMDNALVQFRPNIVEYFGYALSVSSVIFGPFMTYTEYCQILVGKTMSLAWFVGVIRSCVLSYCCLIMSSCVAMWIFPEDAFKWFLAYQAAMSFRFSHYFVSFLSECTSLLSGIGMEVNQKGKQETIWRLDVARPQRVELPRSLVEVVVHWNIPMHVFLKNYVYKKAQPLGRFVAVLLTFALSSLLHGINFQLAAVLISIGTYAYIEHVFRKKLGGIFDACIMARKCKAGCGHRYTEANFWIIATNLGFSFLSMFHLAYLGIMFGGDTELQERVRKYIFIGAFIYWSFSQAVSLPVATNCTTSAWSV, from the exons ATGGTACTGGTTATGAAGCTTATCTCTTTGGCATTTGATATGGATAATGCCCTCGTACAATTTAGACCAAATATCGTGGAGTATTTTGGCTATGCTCTCTCAGTTAGTTCCGTGATATTTGGGCCCTTTATGACTTACACTGAATATTGCCAGATTCTTGTAGGCAAAACAATG AGTTTGGCATGGTTTGTTGGAGTTATAAGAAGCTGTGTTTTGTCATACTGTTGCCTTATAATGTCGTCTTGTGTTGCCATGTGGATATTTCCAGAGGATGCCTTCAA ATGGTTCCTGGCATACCAGGCGGCCATGTCTTTTAGGTTCAGTCACTACTTTGTCAGCTTCTTGTCAGAATGCACCAGTTTGCTCAGTGGTATTGGAATGGAGGTGAACCAAAAAGGGAAGCAAGAAACAATCTG GAGATTGGATGTTGCTAGGCCCCAGCGTGTTGAGTTGCCTCGTTCCTTAGTTGAGGTTGTTGTACACTGGAATATTCCTATGCACGTGTTTCTGAAAAACT ATGTATACAAAAAGGCTCAGCCTTTAGGGAGATTTGTTGCTGTCTTGTTAACCTTTGCATTGAGCTCTTTGCTTCAT gGCATAAATTTCCAACTTGCTGCAGTATTGATTTCTATTGGAACGTATGCTTACATTGAGCATG tttttcgtAAAAAGCTTGGTGGAATTTTTGATGCCTGTATAATGGCAAGGAAATGCAAAGCAGGATGTGGTCACAGATACACTGAG GCAAACTTCTGGATAATTGCGACAAATCTTGGcttcagttttctttccaTGTTCCACCTGGCATATCTGGGAATCATGTTTGGAGGTGACACAGAATTACAAGAAAGAGTaagaaaatacatttttattgGTGCTTTCATATATTGGTCTTTTTCACAAGCAGTTTCATTGCCTGTGGCTACAAATTGTACTACTAGTGCTTGGTCTGTCTAA
- the LOC141879041 gene encoding protein-serine O-palmitoleoyltransferase porcupine-like isoform X1, with the protein MIPNMCHLSYRMVRELFIVTAQNWHQVRGSQMVLVMKLISLAFDMDNALVQFRPNIVEYFGYALSVSSVIFGPFMTYTEYCQILVGKTMSLAWFVGVIRSCVLSYCCLIMSSCVAMWIFPEDAFKWFLAYQAAMSFRFSHYFVSFLSECTSLLSGIGMEVNQKGKQETIWRLDVARPQRVELPRSLVEVVVHWNIPMHVFLKNYVYKKAQPLGRFVAVLLTFALSSLLHGINFQLAAVLISIGTYAYIEHVFRKKLGGIFDACIMARKCKAGCGHRYTEANFWIIATNLGFSFLSMFHLAYLGIMFGGDTELQERVRKYIFIGAFIYWSFSQAVSLPVATNCTTSAWSV; encoded by the exons atgatccctaATATGTGTCACCTTTCTTATCGTATGGTACG TGAGCTCTTCATTGTCACAGCACAAAACTGGCACCAAGTTCGAG gtTCACAAATGGTACTGGTTATGAAGCTTATCTCTTTGGCATTTGATATGGATAATGCCCTCGTACAATTTAGACCAAATATCGTGGAGTATTTTGGCTATGCTCTCTCAGTTAGTTCCGTGATATTTGGGCCCTTTATGACTTACACTGAATATTGCCAGATTCTTGTAGGCAAAACAATG AGTTTGGCATGGTTTGTTGGAGTTATAAGAAGCTGTGTTTTGTCATACTGTTGCCTTATAATGTCGTCTTGTGTTGCCATGTGGATATTTCCAGAGGATGCCTTCAA ATGGTTCCTGGCATACCAGGCGGCCATGTCTTTTAGGTTCAGTCACTACTTTGTCAGCTTCTTGTCAGAATGCACCAGTTTGCTCAGTGGTATTGGAATGGAGGTGAACCAAAAAGGGAAGCAAGAAACAATCTG GAGATTGGATGTTGCTAGGCCCCAGCGTGTTGAGTTGCCTCGTTCCTTAGTTGAGGTTGTTGTACACTGGAATATTCCTATGCACGTGTTTCTGAAAAACT ATGTATACAAAAAGGCTCAGCCTTTAGGGAGATTTGTTGCTGTCTTGTTAACCTTTGCATTGAGCTCTTTGCTTCAT gGCATAAATTTCCAACTTGCTGCAGTATTGATTTCTATTGGAACGTATGCTTACATTGAGCATG tttttcgtAAAAAGCTTGGTGGAATTTTTGATGCCTGTATAATGGCAAGGAAATGCAAAGCAGGATGTGGTCACAGATACACTGAG GCAAACTTCTGGATAATTGCGACAAATCTTGGcttcagttttctttccaTGTTCCACCTGGCATATCTGGGAATCATGTTTGGAGGTGACACAGAATTACAAGAAAGAGTaagaaaatacatttttattgGTGCTTTCATATATTGGTCTTTTTCACAAGCAGTTTCATTGCCTGTGGCTACAAATTGTACTACTAGTGCTTGGTCTGTCTAA